From Epinephelus lanceolatus isolate andai-2023 chromosome 12, ASM4190304v1, whole genome shotgun sequence, the proteins below share one genomic window:
- the LOC117271509 gene encoding kelch-like protein 40a → MAAMTIDPVEQPRMYQQTLLQDGLCDLLENDKFVDCILKIQDKKFPCHRLVLAASSPFFKAMFLSDLEESKKREIVLKDVEPGVMGMILRYLYTSDINLTEQNVQDIFMVANMYQIPSIFSVCMSYLQEKLVLGNCLAIFRLGLLLDCPRLALAARDFICERYQVVVRDQDFLQLGPSELGIIITSDALNVEREELVFESLMDWVRYDETNRTKDLPELLHCVRFRLIPQDYFKEKVECHQYLRFSQEIKKELDLVKDAYKGRLPKPMKPSRDGAKGGEGSEEEEDEDDDEEGYLPGILNNNPRFGMFELDLILMISDTGTVAYDPVGNECFVVAESSEIPKNHCSLVTKQNQVFVVGGLLYNEEDKDDPLSSYFLQFDPVSSEWLGMPSQPSPRCLFGLAEAENSIFVVGGKELKDGEHALDSVIIYDRQSFKWGESDPLPYEVYGHGTVSHKGLVYVIGGKSESKKCMRRVCVYNPTKFEWKDLAPLKTARSLFGITVHKDKIYVVTGVTDTGLTSSVEVYDIATNTWSEFTEFPQERSSLNLISMGGFLYAVGGFAMMPSETSEEPVPTEMTDIWRYDELDKCWNGILREITYAEGSTILPVRLNTLRLTKL, encoded by the exons atggctgccatgaCTATAGACCCGGTGGAGCAGCCTCGCATGTACCAACAGACTCTGCTTCAGGACGGATTGTGTGACCTCTTGGAGAATGATAAGTTTGTGGACTGTATCCTCAAAATCCAGGACAAGAAGTTCCCCTGCCACCGCTTGGTTTTGGCAGCCAGCAGCCCCTTCTTCAAGGCCATGTTCCTATCCGACCTCGAGGAGAGCAAGAAGCGTGAGATTGTCCTCAAAGATGTAGAGCCAGGTGTTATGGGGATGATCCTGCGCTACTTATACACCTCTGACATTAATCTGACAGAACAGAATGTCCAGGATATCTTCATGGTTGCTAACATGTACCAGATCCCCTCCATCTTTTCTGTATGTATGTCCTACCTCCAAGAGAAGCTGGTGCTGGGAAACTGCTTGGCTATCTTCAGGCTTGGACTACTGCTGGATTGTCCCAGGCTTGCTCTGGCTGCAAGAGACTTCATCTGTGAACGCTACCAGGTTGTTGTCAGGGACCAGGACTTCCTGCAGCTGGGCCCAAGTGAGCTGGgcatcatcatcacctcagACGCCCTCAATGTTGAGCGGGAGGAGCTGGTGTTTGAATCACTGATGGACTGGGTCAGATATGATGAGACAAACCGCACAAAAGACCTGCCAGAGCTGTTGCACTGCGTCCGTTTCAGGCTTATACCTCAGGATTACTTCAAAGAGAAAGTAGAGTGTCACCAGTACCTCCGGTTCAGCCAGGAGATCAAGAAGGAGCTGGATCTTGTCAAGGATGCTTACAAAGGGCGTCTCCCAAAGCCCATGAAGCCCAGCAGGGACGGGGCAAAGGGGGGAGAGggaagtgaggaggaggaggatgaggacgaTGACGAGGAAGGGTACTTGCCCGGTATACTCAATAATAACCCTCGCTTTGGGATGTTTGAGCTGGACCTGATACTTATGATCAGTGACACAGGGACTGTGGCATATGATCCAGTAGGAAATGAATGCTTTGTGGTTGCGGAGTCTTCAGAAATTCCCAAGAACCACTGCAGCCTGGTGACCAAGCAGAACCAGGTGTTCGTTGTCGGAGGACTTCTTTACAACGAGGAGGACAAAGACGATCCACTCAGCTCTTACTTCCTGCAG TTTGACCCAGTAAGTTCAGAATGGTTAGGGATGCCCTCACAACCCAGTCCTCGCTGTCTGTTCGGCCTGGCTGAAGCTGAAAATTCCAtctttgttgttggaggaaaggAACTGAAGGATGGCGAGCATGCACTGGACTCAGTCATCATCTATGACAGACA GTCATTCAAATGGGGAGAGTCTGACCCTCTGCCTTATGAAGTGTATGGCCATGGAACCGTATCACACAAAGGTCTTGTGTATGTCATCGGAGGAAAGTCTGAAAGCAA GAAATGCATGAGGAGAGTGTGTGTCTACAACCCCACTAAATTTGAGTGGAAGGACTTGGCTCCGCTGAAGACTGCCCGCTCCCTGTTTGGTATCACTGTCCACAAAGACAAGATCTACGTGGTGACGGGCGTCACAGACACAGGCCTCACCAGCTCTGTGGAAGTCTATGACATTGCAACCAACAC GTGGTCTGAGTTCACTGAGTTCCCTCAGGAGCGCAGCTCTCTCAATCTGATCTCGATGGGAGGTTTCCTGTACGCTGTGGGGGGCTTTGCCATGATGCCCAGTGAGACCAGTGAGGAGCCTGTCCCAACAGAGATGACAGACATCTGGAG